In Pseudomonas sp. FP1742, the DNA window TACCAACCTCAGGTGGACGCCCGCAACAATCGCATTACCGGCGCCGAAGCCCTGGTGCGCTGGCATCATCCGCAACTGGGCGCGCAATCGCCCACCGAATTCATCAAGGTGCTGGAAGACAGCGGGCTGATTCTGGAAGTCGGCACGTGGATCCTCGACGAAGCCTGCGCGGCCTTCAAACGCCTGATCGCCAAAGGCCTGATCGACCCGCTCGATTTCAGCCTGTGCGTGAACATCAGCCCACGGCAATTCCGTCAGAACGATTTCGTCGAACGCATCGAGCACAGCCTCGGCAGCCACGGCCTGCCCTTCTCGTTGCTGAAACTGGAAATCACCGAAGGCATCGTCATCCAGAACCTGGACGACACCATCAGCAAAATGCGTCGCCTGAAAAAACTCGGCGTGAGCTTTGCCATGGACGATTTCGGTACCGGCTATTCCTCGCTGACCTACCTCAAGCGCCTGCCGGTCGACACCCTGAAAATCGACCAGTCGTTCATCCGCGACGCCACCACCGACCCTAACGATGCCGAAATCATTCGCGCCATCGTCGCCATGGCCCGCAGCCTGGAGCTGGAAGTGATTGCCGAAGGGGTGGAAACCGTGGAGCAACTGGAGTTCTTGCAAGGGTTGGGCTGCCATTTGTATCAGGGGTATTTGCACAGCCGGCCGTTGCTGGTGGAGGAGTTTCAGAAACTCCTCAAATAGACCCGTAGCAGCTCCGCATTCGACTGTAGCAGCTGTCGAGCCTGCGAGGCTGCGTTCGGCTGCGAAGCAGTCGTAATCCAGTCAATACCATTTACCTGAAAGAACGCGGTGGCAGGTTTTGCGACTGCTACGCAGCCGAACGCAGCCTCGCGGGCTCGGCAGCTGCTACAAATAGGTGTAAATCTTATTCAGGACGGGATAACGGACAAAAAAGGGCGCCAGTGGATGGCGCCCTTCTCATTTGCTCTGACCGATTAGTGTTGCAGAGCCGGTTTTTCCGCCCCGTTGATCGGGATGCGTTTGGCTTTCGCTTCTTCCGGGATCACACGCAGCAGGTCGATACTCAACAAACCGTTGCGCAGTTCGGCGGCCCTGATTTCGATGTGGTCCGCCAGACGGAACGACAGCTTGAAGGCGCGCTGTGCGATGCCCTGGTACAGGTAAGTGACGTTTTCGTCCGCGTCACGTTTGCCGCCACTGATGGTCAGTACACCTTTTTCTACTTGCAGGTCCAGGTCGTCTTCCTGGAAACCGGCGGCCGCTACAACAATGCGGTATTGATCATCACCGTATTTTTCAACGTTGTAGGGTGGATAGGTGCTGCCTGGCTCATTGCGCAGGGCGGTTTCGAACAGGTCGTTGAAACGGTCGAAACCTACCGAGGAACGGAACAGTGGGGCCAAGGAAAATGCAGTACTCATGATTCAAATCTCCTGAACATAATCAGCAAGTTTTTTTGTCTCCGCGACCCGAATTCGGCATCGCGTAATCCTTAGATAAGGACCGCTGATTACTTTTCAAGAGATTATTTTCAGATTTTTTTTCAAGCAGATTCAGGCGGCTTCAGACACCTGCAACCCCAGTAAACGCGAGACCTGATCCAGTTCGGTTTCACGGCGCAAGACGCTGAACAACTCTACCGCTTCGGGATAATTACGGGTCAGCATTGCCAGCCACTGCTTCAGGCGACCCGGCGATTGGCGTGGTGTCATCTGGGCCTTGGCTTGCAGCCAGAAATCCTGAATCAGCGGCAGCAGCTCGGCCCAGGTCATCTCGACGACCTCCTCGCCGGCCCGCGCCGCGGCGATCTGCCGGGCCAGGTCCGGACGCGACACCAGGCCGCGACCGAGCATGATGTCTTCGACACCGCTGATCTCGCGGCAACGGCGCCAGTCCTCGACGCTCCAGATGTCGCCATTGGCGAACACCGGCACCTTGACCACGTCCTGTACC includes these proteins:
- a CDS encoding Hsp20 family protein; translated protein: MSTAFSLAPLFRSSVGFDRFNDLFETALRNEPGSTYPPYNVEKYGDDQYRIVVAAAGFQEDDLDLQVEKGVLTISGGKRDADENVTYLYQGIAQRAFKLSFRLADHIEIRAAELRNGLLSIDLLRVIPEEAKAKRIPINGAEKPALQH